The genomic window ATCCCCAAGCTCCGCTCGACGTCCATCCACCTCTTCGTCCCGTCAGCTTGTCCGGCTTCGCGACCTCCGGACGGGTCTGCTGACCTGACCCACTGTGGCGTGGGGCAGATCCCCCCACGCTCTCGGCGGGTCAAAACGTGCTCGGACGTGCCCGCGTCAGCCCAGCCCGGCGAACTTGGTCACGAGGACATCCAAAGCCGGCTTGAGCTTGTCCGCCACGCCGGGAATGGCCAGGACCTTGGCGACCAGGTCCTTGAGCTTGCCGAGGTTATCCGAGGTGATTGACTTCAGGCTCGCCTTGCCGGAATCCGGCAGCTTGTCCCAGCCGGCCCTGAGCGTATCGAGGGTTGCATTCAGACCCTGGATCCTGGGGAGGGCCGCCTCCGCCGTCGGCACGTCCTTGATGTCGGTCAGGTAGAGGGTGGCCGACTTGTAGGTCTCGGCTAGGGTCTTGCTGAGGGCTGGGGCGTCGACAGCGGGTAATTCGACGTTCTTCTTGGTCGGTGCTGGTGCCCTGGGCGGGGTGGTCGCAATAGGGACCGACTCGCCTCCGGGACCGGCTGACGGCTGGTTCTGCCCGAACAGCCACCAGAGCCCTGCCGCCAGCAAGCCGAGCAAGACCAGCGGCAATAACCACTTCGGCAGCCCGCCTTCGGTCGTGCCGGCCGCCGTCGACGCGGCGGCGTGCCCTGCGTCGGCGAACCGAGACAGCGAGGGCATCTGGAATCCCGCCGGCAGCGCGTGGGCGATCGACTCCTTGTTCTCCGCAAACAGGCTGGTCAGCCCCTGGGCGGTCAGGTTTCGCCCCTTGAACTGGCTGAGAATCGACGAGAGGACGAATGGGCCGACGAAAGTCAGCAGCTTCTTTGCGAGGTCGGGGTGGCCGCCGATGAACTTTGCCAGGGCACCGGCCAGCGCCGCGAGCCCGCCCGAACCGAGGAGCGAGCTCAGGATGCTGCCCCCCTTCTTCTCCATCTCCGCCGGGGACAACCCGCCACCCAGGATGTCGCCTGGGCCGCCCAACGAGCCGAGGTCGGGGCTGCGTAGCGTCGAGACGAACTTCTCCGCCCCCACCGGACTCGACGCCAGTCCCGCGAACGCCGAGAGTAGAGCAGGAACGGCCGCCGATACGGCTCTCGAAGCGTCCTCTTGGCCCAGACCGAGGAGCGAAGCGAGCTTGCCCAGCATCTCGGGAGTCATCTGGTTCTTGAACAGTTCGATCAGGGTCATGATGTGGGCCCTTCCCCGGTGGTGTAAACTGACGGACGATGTCCCGGATGGAAACCGCCGCGACAGTTGGTTCCTGAGGTGCGCCAACAGGATTTAGATTCATTCATGATTCTCTATCATTGGTAATCGGCTCCAGAAAAGACCAGAAACCGCAATCCAGCCAGCGCGACGACGCGTCAGGTGGGCCCCATGGAGAACCAGCGGTTGCGAGAGCCAGTCGCTGTCGCCCGCCCGACGCCGGGCGTGAGCGCGCTGGAGACGGATGACCTCGACCGGATGTCGCAGGCGTTTTTGAGGTGGGATCACCAATTCCTGCAGCTAAGTCGCGGCCCATTCCGCGGGCGTATCGTGTTCGCCGAGCTGGGCGGGGTCCAACTGTTCGACCTCGAGGTGAATCAGGCGCTCCAGATCCGCGGGGAACACGCCCCGGACTCCTTCGTCTTCTCGCCCGTGCTGCCGTCGAACTCCGGAGCACTCTGGCTGGGCCGCAGTCTGAAACCGGGCATGATCAACATCAGCGGTCCGCACCT from Aquisphaera giovannonii includes these protein-coding regions:
- a CDS encoding DUF937 domain-containing protein, whose protein sequence is MTLIELFKNQMTPEMLGKLASLLGLGQEDASRAVSAAVPALLSAFAGLASSPVGAEKFVSTLRSPDLGSLGGPGDILGGGLSPAEMEKKGGSILSSLLGSGGLAALAGALAKFIGGHPDLAKKLLTFVGPFVLSSILSQFKGRNLTAQGLTSLFAENKESIAHALPAGFQMPSLSRFADAGHAAASTAAGTTEGGLPKWLLPLVLLGLLAAGLWWLFGQNQPSAGPGGESVPIATTPPRAPAPTKKNVELPAVDAPALSKTLAETYKSATLYLTDIKDVPTAEAALPRIQGLNATLDTLRAGWDKLPDSGKASLKSITSDNLGKLKDLVAKVLAIPGVADKLKPALDVLVTKFAGLG